AGCCGGTCTGGGTTCGAATCTACACAGGCGACGAGAGGACGCCGGCCCTGGGCATCAACCGCGGGCATCGACTCCGGTACGCCAGCTGAGACGATGGCCATCGGCGGCGGGCGAAGCCGAGCGAACCCGATTGACACAATTTCCGCGGCACAACCTTTTTCTTTGTACCTCCGGCGCTTGCCGGCCGCTGGCCGCCCGTGCTATGCCGCCCGCATGAGCTTGCGCCTCGACCGTCAGCCCGGGCACGCCGTCCTCACGCTCGCCGCCCCGCCGCGCAATCTCCTCGAGCCGAGCCTGCTCGAGGCGTTGCTCGCGGCGCTGGCTGCGCTCGCCGGGGGCGGCGCGCCCCCGATCCTCCTGCGCGCCGAGGGCCGCCACTTCAGCACGGGCTACCCGATCGCGGCGATTCCCGAGGCCATCTTCCACGCCGATCCCGAGCTGCGGGCGTCCGCGCTCTTCGAGCGGGCGCTGGCCGCGCTCTGGGACTATCCGGCACCGGTTGTGGCCGCCATCCAGGGCGATGCCTGGGGCGGGGCGGTCGAGCTGCTCTGCTGCGCGGATCTGCGGCTCGCCGTGTCCGAGGCACGCTTCGCCGTGCCGGCGCTGCGCCTGGGTCTCATCTACAGTCCCTCGGGAATCCGTCGCCTGCAGGCGGCCTTCGGCGCGCCGCTGACGCGGGAGCTGCTGCTCACGGGCGAGCCGATTGGCGCCCGCCGCGCGCTGCGCGCAGGCTTCCTCTGCCGCCTCGTCGCACCCGAGCGGCTGGCGGCTACGAGCGCCGCGCTGATGGCCAGCCTGCTCGAGGCCGCGCCCGCCGCGCTGCGCGGGACGCGGCGCAGCCTGCGCCTGCTCGAGGGCGCCGAACCCCTCGCCCCAGCCCTGCTGGCCGAGATCGCCGCTTGGCGGCACGCCGCCTGGCGGAGCGAGGACTTCCGGGAGGCCCAGCTGGCCTTTCTCGAGAAGCGGCCGCCGCGCTGGCGGGACTGCTAGCGGGAATCGCCGGCCGGCGGCGCGTCGAGACACTCGCGCAGCAGGCGGCTGAGTTCGCGGGGGTCCGCACGGCCGCCGGTTGCCGCCATCAGCCGGCCCACGAACCAGCCGAAGAGCTTCGCCTCCCCCGCGCGGTAGCGGGCCAGCTCCCGCGGACTCGCGGCGATCAGGGCCGCAACCTGCGCGGCGAGGCCGCTGCCGTCGGCGAGTCGCAAGTCGAGCCGCGCGATCCACTCCGCTGCCGTCCCGCCCTCCGTCACCATGCGCTCGAAGACGCTCTTCGCCGCGCTGTTGCTGAGTTCGTCGGCGCGCACCCGGCCGAGCAGATCGGCGAGGGCCGGCGGGGCGACGGCGAAGTGGGCCAGGCTGCGCCCCGGCTCGGCGCGGCGGAGAACCTCCCCCATGACCCAGTTGGCGGCGAGCTTCGCCTCGCCAAGCGCCGTGGCCAGCTGCTCGAAGTAGTCGGCGATGTCCGGCTCCGCGGTGAGGACCTCGGCGTCGTAGTCCGGCAGGCCGAGCCTCTCGACGAAGCGCGCCCGACGCGCCGCCGGCAGCTCGGGCAGGCTCTCGCGCAGGCTCGCCAGCCAGGCGGCGTCGGCCGCAAGCGGGGGTAGGTCCGGCTCGGGCAGGTAGCGGTAGTCCTCGGTCTCCTCCTTGCCGCGCATGGGGCGCGCGCTCCGCGCCGCCGGATCCCAGAGCAGGGTCTGCGGCTCGACGCTGCCACCCGCGTCGAGCCGGGCGGCCTGCCGCGCGATCTCGGCCTTCAGCGCGGCCTCCACCCCGCGGAAGGAGTTGAGGTTCTTCAGCTCGGTCTTGACGCCCAGCGCGGCGCTCCCCGGACGGCGCAGCGAGATGTTGGCGTCGCAGCGCAGGCGGCCTTCCTCCATGCTGCCGTCGCAGACCGCGAGCGCGACGAGCAGCTGCCGCAGCCGCAGCAGCGCCTCGTGCGCCGCCGCTGGCGAGCGCAGGTCGGGCTCGCTGACGATCTCCACCAGAGGCACCCCTGCGCGGTTGAGGTCGATGCGCGTGCCGCCGGCGCCGTGCAGGCTCTTGCCCGCGTCCTCCTCGAGGTGGAGGCGGCGCAGGCGCAGGCGCTGCGCCTGGCGAGCCACCGCGAAGTCCAAGTGCCCCCCCGTGGCCAGCGGCTCCTCGTACTGCGAGATCTGGTAGCCCTTGGGCAGGTCCGGGTAGAAGTAGTGCTTGCGCGCGAAGCGGCTCACGGGCGCGATGCGGCAGTCCAGGGCCAGCGCCGCGCGGAGCGCCAGCTCCACCGCGCGCCGATTGAG
The bacterium genome window above contains:
- the gatB gene encoding Asp-tRNA(Asn)/Glu-tRNA(Gln) amidotransferase subunit GatB translates to MSGAPGWEAVIGLEVHAQLKTATKIFCACAADFGGAPNSRCCPVCLGLPGALPVLNRRAVELALRAALALDCRIAPVSRFARKHYFYPDLPKGYQISQYEEPLATGGHLDFAVARQAQRLRLRRLHLEEDAGKSLHGAGGTRIDLNRAGVPLVEIVSEPDLRSPAAAHEALLRLRQLLVALAVCDGSMEEGRLRCDANISLRRPGSAALGVKTELKNLNSFRGVEAALKAEIARQAARLDAGGSVEPQTLLWDPAARSARPMRGKEETEDYRYLPEPDLPPLAADAAWLASLRESLPELPAARRARFVERLGLPDYDAEVLTAEPDIADYFEQLATALGEAKLAANWVMGEVLRRAEPGRSLAHFAVAPPALADLLGRVRADELSNSAAKSVFERMVTEGGTAAEWIARLDLRLADGSGLAAQVAALIAASPRELARYRAGEAKLFGWFVGRLMAATGGRADPRELSRLLRECLDAPPAGDSR
- a CDS encoding enoyl-CoA hydratase, which encodes MAIGGGRSRANPIDTISAAQPFSLYLRRLPAAGRPCYAARMSLRLDRQPGHAVLTLAAPPRNLLEPSLLEALLAALAALAGGGAPPILLRAEGRHFSTGYPIAAIPEAIFHADPELRASALFERALAALWDYPAPVVAAIQGDAWGGAVELLCCADLRLAVSEARFAVPALRLGLIYSPSGIRRLQAAFGAPLTRELLLTGEPIGARRALRAGFLCRLVAPERLAATSAALMASLLEAAPAALRGTRRSLRLLEGAEPLAPALLAEIAAWRHAAWRSEDFREAQLAFLEKRPPRWRDC